In one window of Frigoriglobus tundricola DNA:
- a CDS encoding outer membrane protein assembly factor BamB family protein, with the protein MKRLLLTAFCVAALAAPASADNWPQWRGPKNDGHSAEKGLPTEWGADKNVAWKLAMPGIGGGSPVVWGDKIFLTSVDGTNVVVLCVGTDGKEKWKEKLSDTGTKRYRNPSGADVSDASASCTTDGKHVWAFSSNGTLACFTVDGKPVWTADLQKYGAFQIQFGCHWTPVVYKGTVYAQVMHRKAQALVAFDALTGAELWKKDRPGYSKGESPDVYASAFIWEGAGGPLLVAHGNDYCTGHKLADGTEVWRVQGLNPNGNGAWRFVSNPLVTPDLIVVPSCKNGPTVALDPAGAKGNIDPDNKAELWRIKTTPDVVAPIRVGDVVYLCGHGPFTAVEAKTGKQLYKADITKGYHWANMVAGDGKIYATSEAGVTDVVQAGTEFKKLATNTLPDKIFGSPAIADGRLYFRGYGYLWAIGSK; encoded by the coding sequence GTGAAGCGACTGCTGCTCACCGCTTTCTGCGTCGCCGCGCTCGCGGCGCCCGCCTCCGCCGACAACTGGCCGCAGTGGCGCGGCCCCAAGAACGACGGCCACTCCGCCGAAAAGGGCCTCCCGACCGAGTGGGGCGCCGACAAGAACGTCGCCTGGAAGCTCGCGATGCCGGGCATCGGCGGCGGCTCGCCGGTGGTTTGGGGCGACAAGATCTTCTTGACGTCCGTGGACGGCACGAACGTGGTCGTCCTGTGCGTCGGCACCGACGGCAAGGAGAAGTGGAAGGAGAAGCTCTCGGACACCGGGACGAAACGGTACCGGAACCCGTCCGGGGCCGACGTGTCGGACGCGTCGGCGTCCTGCACCACCGACGGCAAGCACGTGTGGGCGTTCTCCAGTAACGGCACCCTGGCCTGCTTCACCGTGGACGGCAAGCCGGTGTGGACGGCCGACCTCCAGAAGTACGGCGCGTTCCAGATCCAGTTCGGCTGCCACTGGACCCCGGTCGTGTACAAGGGCACCGTCTACGCGCAGGTGATGCACCGCAAGGCCCAGGCGCTCGTCGCGTTCGACGCGCTCACCGGCGCGGAACTGTGGAAGAAGGACCGGCCGGGCTACAGCAAGGGCGAGAGCCCGGACGTGTACGCGTCCGCGTTCATCTGGGAGGGCGCGGGCGGCCCGCTGCTCGTCGCCCACGGCAACGACTACTGCACCGGCCACAAGCTCGCGGACGGCACGGAAGTGTGGCGGGTGCAGGGGCTGAACCCGAACGGCAACGGGGCATGGCGGTTCGTGTCCAACCCGCTCGTCACCCCGGACCTGATCGTCGTGCCGTCCTGCAAGAACGGGCCGACGGTCGCGCTCGACCCGGCCGGCGCGAAGGGGAACATCGACCCCGATAACAAGGCCGAACTGTGGCGGATCAAGACCACGCCGGACGTGGTCGCACCGATCCGCGTCGGCGACGTGGTGTACCTGTGCGGCCACGGGCCGTTCACCGCGGTGGAGGCCAAAACCGGCAAGCAGCTGTACAAGGCCGACATCACCAAGGGGTACCACTGGGCCAACATGGTCGCCGGCGACGGCAAGATCTACGCGACGTCGGAAGCGGGCGTGACGGACGTGGTCCAGGCCGGCACGGAGTTCAAGAAGCTGGCGACCAACACGCTGCCGGACAAGATCTTCGGCTCGCCGGCCATCGCCGACGGCCGCCTCTACTTCCGCGGCTACGGCTACCTGTGGGCGATCGGGAGCAAGTAG
- a CDS encoding DUF4340 domain-containing protein has translation MNWKSTLLLVILAAAAGAWLWRGDTWVPALAPKTAPADPAALAALEADFTPAAITRIEVAPAGGDPFVFERTEKGWTQPGAWPLRTIEVNELVEALGTLRTRFRPVPLPAAGPAELEQALERFGLTAAQKPLAVRVTAGGTGYALAIGEPALKPGESPFTRPAFVRVGDAPEVLKLGPDVMPVLSRPAEAYRRRQLFADVERVKIAGAPAPATAPGAPAEITIPATVSLPGPAVEQIRVTAKGPAVFGFTPWPASGSFTLTRTGPTPAPSVTEKNAEASVSLDRLADAWAVDAPRRDRPDPNRLQQVLAAVPELWVEDFIPAAQGTHAEHPFAIARLLPVPLDPLAATLARLHPETVPDPREELKKPKRAVSVTTKDGPVTVKFGGVAKVSTREEPDTRPSPPGVPPRPATRKVQALYRYAQIEGNPQLFTVADEKLGDLFAKAGDLIDTRVARFGTDEVQTVAVAQPGKPPLVLARKKGNPKATKPEEKQDRWFIEQAPNPLLADGDRVDEFVGRLAGFQGSADSDLYRADPMARGLDPAACVTVTVVAREKRPDGDPEAPARAYKLLIGTPDFAAGKLPVQLAGWPRITLISDRLGGAPAAGWLTAKLFPERLEPVFRRDPVAYRSRKLFDTADAKLTAVTVDGPRGFALKQEPVDGREVWKLVAPLASDADPRNAAALVAQASGLEATEFVAAGADPAEYGLHKPQFTAALAFSDGRTYKLDVGGPRPGKPEVFARLDGGAVFALPVATTDALAAGALKLLPLQVWNISLDKLTGVEVTRFDAPDESFALAQDGTNWKLTGPFTAPVAFLDAQPAVAALASLPATKYEALSAPDDPAKYGFDKPLARVKLAYTEKTGATARPAAKTVLVGGAAPNGQDHYAKLDDPTAPVFVVAAGYLNAVRTAPLTLLDRNLLSLDPTKIAKVQLAGDKPEAAVTLTKGEKGAWRADGAAFAVDAVVAEQAVSTFAPLPVERLVAYGDAVKWADYGLEKPEHTITVVLGTDPPVTHTVQLGKSAPLGARFVRVDGGKAVGVLAAPAVRVLSRTKLDFADRTLLVFKSEDLVGLARTRGKEELELAPGAGDGWTVEKPAKQKADKLLVEDLADALSHLRAEKVAAFGKKDEVLKPYGLEPPEATVTLTIGEKADRKALRLGRPVDAARPDGDRYATVEAAGADATVGVLPGALANKLLAPPVSFRDRTVARFVDADKLVLERGARKVTFAKVNGTWKVTAPLAADAEQGALDDLVAELAKLRASDWVAEKPTPAELKAFGLEKPELTWTVSNGDRDVLVLRVGQAGKDGRVYATAGASGMVAVLGPPQAAKVLGEYRVRKPWALDAFQAEAVEIARGDKTFALIKNGPGWVDPSAPVAPIDPRAVTELLGALTALQVDHYAVDANGEAKLFGLEKPEVTVTVTLKDGTKRVLAVGGVVGGTNDKQRYARVVDPARTDVFVLSAADTDRFTRDRATYVQKK, from the coding sequence ATGAATTGGAAGAGCACCCTGCTGCTGGTGATCCTCGCGGCCGCCGCCGGCGCGTGGCTGTGGAGGGGCGACACATGGGTGCCGGCGCTGGCCCCGAAGACCGCGCCGGCCGATCCGGCCGCGCTCGCGGCCCTCGAAGCCGACTTCACGCCGGCCGCCATCACCCGCATCGAGGTCGCACCGGCCGGCGGCGACCCGTTCGTCTTCGAGCGCACCGAAAAAGGGTGGACGCAGCCGGGCGCCTGGCCGCTCCGCACCATCGAGGTGAACGAACTGGTCGAGGCGCTGGGTACGCTCCGCACCCGGTTCCGGCCGGTGCCGCTGCCGGCCGCGGGCCCCGCCGAACTTGAACAAGCGCTCGAACGGTTCGGCCTCACGGCGGCGCAGAAGCCGCTCGCGGTGCGGGTGACCGCGGGCGGGACGGGGTACGCGCTCGCGATCGGTGAACCGGCGCTGAAACCCGGCGAGTCGCCGTTCACGCGGCCCGCCTTCGTGCGCGTCGGGGACGCGCCCGAGGTGCTGAAGCTCGGTCCGGACGTGATGCCGGTGCTGAGCCGCCCGGCCGAAGCGTACCGCCGCCGGCAACTCTTTGCGGACGTGGAGCGGGTGAAGATCGCCGGCGCCCCGGCGCCGGCCACCGCGCCCGGCGCGCCCGCCGAAATCACGATCCCGGCCACCGTGTCGCTCCCCGGCCCGGCCGTGGAACAGATCCGAGTGACCGCGAAGGGGCCGGCGGTGTTCGGCTTCACGCCGTGGCCGGCGAGCGGCAGTTTCACCCTCACACGGACCGGCCCGACCCCGGCCCCGTCGGTGACCGAGAAGAACGCGGAGGCGAGCGTTTCGCTCGACCGCCTCGCCGACGCCTGGGCGGTGGACGCCCCCCGGCGCGACCGCCCGGACCCGAACCGGCTCCAGCAGGTGCTCGCCGCGGTGCCCGAACTGTGGGTGGAAGACTTCATCCCGGCCGCGCAGGGCACGCACGCCGAGCACCCGTTCGCCATCGCCCGGTTGCTCCCCGTTCCGCTCGATCCGCTCGCGGCCACCCTCGCCCGGCTGCACCCCGAAACGGTGCCCGACCCGCGCGAGGAGCTGAAGAAGCCGAAGCGGGCCGTGAGCGTCACGACGAAAGACGGGCCGGTCACCGTGAAATTCGGCGGCGTGGCGAAGGTGTCCACGCGCGAGGAGCCGGACACCCGGCCGAGCCCGCCGGGGGTGCCGCCGCGGCCCGCCACCCGAAAGGTGCAGGCCCTCTACCGCTACGCGCAGATCGAGGGCAACCCGCAGCTGTTCACGGTGGCCGACGAGAAGCTCGGGGACCTGTTCGCGAAGGCCGGCGACCTGATCGACACCCGCGTGGCGCGGTTCGGGACGGACGAGGTGCAAACCGTCGCCGTGGCGCAACCGGGCAAACCGCCGCTGGTCCTCGCCCGCAAGAAGGGCAACCCGAAGGCGACCAAGCCGGAGGAGAAACAGGACCGCTGGTTCATCGAGCAGGCGCCGAACCCGCTGCTCGCGGACGGTGACCGCGTGGACGAGTTCGTCGGCCGGTTGGCGGGCTTCCAGGGGAGCGCCGACAGTGACCTTTACCGCGCCGACCCGATGGCCCGGGGGCTGGACCCGGCCGCGTGTGTCACGGTCACCGTGGTCGCCCGCGAGAAGCGGCCCGACGGCGACCCCGAGGCGCCGGCGCGCGCGTACAAGCTCCTGATCGGGACCCCGGATTTCGCCGCCGGTAAGCTGCCGGTGCAGCTCGCGGGCTGGCCGCGCATCACGCTCATCAGCGACCGCCTCGGCGGCGCGCCCGCGGCGGGCTGGCTGACCGCGAAACTGTTCCCGGAGCGCCTCGAACCGGTCTTCCGCCGCGACCCGGTCGCGTACCGCAGCCGCAAGCTGTTCGACACCGCCGACGCGAAACTGACCGCGGTGACCGTGGACGGGCCGCGCGGCTTCGCCCTCAAGCAGGAGCCGGTGGACGGCCGCGAGGTGTGGAAGCTCGTGGCCCCGCTCGCGTCCGACGCCGACCCGCGGAACGCGGCGGCGCTGGTCGCGCAGGCGAGCGGCCTGGAAGCCACGGAGTTCGTTGCCGCCGGCGCGGACCCGGCCGAATACGGGCTGCACAAGCCGCAGTTCACCGCGGCACTCGCGTTCAGCGACGGCCGCACCTACAAACTCGACGTCGGCGGCCCGCGGCCCGGTAAACCGGAGGTGTTCGCCCGGCTCGACGGCGGCGCGGTGTTCGCCCTGCCCGTCGCGACGACCGACGCTCTCGCGGCCGGGGCGCTCAAGCTCCTGCCGCTCCAGGTCTGGAACATATCGCTCGATAAACTGACCGGCGTGGAGGTCACCCGGTTCGACGCGCCCGATGAGTCGTTCGCGCTCGCGCAGGACGGCACCAACTGGAAGCTGACCGGCCCGTTCACGGCCCCGGTCGCGTTCCTCGACGCCCAGCCCGCCGTCGCCGCGCTGGCCAGCCTGCCCGCTACAAAGTACGAAGCGCTTTCCGCGCCCGACGACCCCGCGAAGTACGGCTTCGACAAGCCGCTCGCCCGGGTGAAGCTCGCGTACACGGAAAAGACCGGCGCCACCGCGCGCCCGGCCGCCAAGACCGTGCTGGTCGGCGGCGCCGCGCCCAACGGTCAGGACCATTACGCGAAGCTCGACGACCCGACCGCGCCGGTGTTCGTGGTGGCCGCCGGGTACTTGAACGCGGTTCGGACCGCCCCCCTGACCCTCCTCGACCGAAATTTGCTGTCCCTCGACCCAACGAAGATCGCGAAAGTTCAGCTCGCCGGCGACAAGCCGGAGGCCGCCGTCACGCTCACGAAAGGCGAGAAGGGGGCGTGGAGGGCCGACGGCGCGGCCTTCGCGGTGGACGCGGTCGTCGCCGAGCAAGCGGTGTCCACGTTCGCGCCGCTGCCCGTGGAGCGGCTCGTCGCCTATGGCGACGCGGTGAAGTGGGCCGATTACGGTCTGGAGAAGCCCGAACACACGATCACGGTCGTGCTCGGCACCGACCCGCCCGTGACGCACACGGTGCAGCTCGGAAAGTCGGCCCCCCTCGGCGCCCGGTTCGTGCGGGTGGACGGCGGGAAGGCGGTCGGCGTCCTCGCCGCGCCGGCGGTGCGGGTCCTCTCCCGTACGAAGCTCGACTTCGCCGACCGCACGCTCCTCGTCTTTAAATCGGAGGATCTGGTCGGGCTGGCGCGGACCAGGGGGAAGGAGGAACTCGAACTCGCCCCGGGCGCGGGCGACGGCTGGACCGTCGAAAAGCCGGCGAAGCAGAAGGCCGACAAGCTGCTGGTGGAGGACCTCGCGGACGCGCTGAGCCACTTGCGCGCCGAGAAGGTGGCGGCGTTCGGCAAGAAGGACGAGGTCCTCAAGCCGTACGGGCTGGAGCCACCGGAAGCGACGGTCACGCTCACGATCGGCGAGAAGGCGGACCGGAAGGCACTGCGCCTCGGCCGCCCGGTCGATGCCGCCAGGCCGGACGGCGACCGGTACGCGACCGTCGAGGCCGCCGGCGCGGACGCGACCGTGGGCGTTCTGCCGGGGGCGCTGGCGAACAAGTTGCTCGCCCCGCCGGTCTCGTTCCGGGACCGGACCGTCGCCCGGTTCGTGGACGCGGACAAGCTCGTCCTGGAGCGCGGGGCGCGCAAGGTCACCTTCGCCAAGGTCAACGGCACCTGGAAGGTGACCGCGCCGCTCGCGGCCGATGCGGAGCAGGGGGCGCTCGACGACCTCGTGGCCGAACTCGCGAAGCTGCGCGCGAGCGACTGGGTCGCGGAGAAGCCGACCCCGGCCGAACTGAAGGCGTTCGGCCTGGAAAAGCCGGAGCTGACCTGGACCGTGAGCAACGGCGACCGGGACGTGCTCGTGCTGCGCGTCGGTCAGGCGGGCAAGGACGGCCGCGTGTACGCGACCGCCGGTGCCTCCGGGATGGTCGCCGTGCTGGGGCCGCCCCAGGCGGCCAAGGTGCTGGGCGAGTACCGCGTGCGGAAGCCGTGGGCGCTCGACGCGTTCCAGGCCGAAGCGGTGGAGATCGCCCGCGGCGACAAGACGTTCGCGCTCATCAAGAACGGCCCGGGCTGGGTCGATCCGTCCGCGCCGGTCGCCCCCATCGACCCGCGGGCCGTGACCGAGCTGCTCGGTGCCCTGACCGCCCTCCAGGTGGACCACTACGCGGTGGACGCGAACGGCGAAGCGAAGCTGTTCGGTCTGGAGAAGCCGGAGGTGACGGTCACGGTCACCCTCAAGGACGGCACCAAGCGGGTGCTGGCGGTCGGCGGCGTGGTGGGCGGCACGAACGACAAGCAGCGGTACGCCCGCGTCGTGGACCCGGCCCGAACGGACGTGTTCGTGCTGTCGGCCGCGGACACCGACCGGTTCACGCGCGATCGCGCCACCTACGTGCAGAAGAAGTAG
- a CDS encoding coiled-coil domain-containing protein has translation MADTRQRTTWGSRFRFLVRAVGLTGVAAVGVGGMLAAATLPAVDFGSWPALQTLHDLLRVAANGDHGELAKGGAWALACGAGAVAVALVVELLGALLLGVGRRTAAGTAATGAVAAAVALLGVVNVYSFTHYGRYDCTRDRRFTLKPELVAELGTLRASSPTTIVVLQKHRMFGTLSDERDSYTKAAEEKVAEKVQDLVDQFREFGPQFHVTVLDSEAFGYGAQLKALTADAPELKAAITSAPENSIFFHANKRVQRLAFNEFLQLDKTASREADGGRANLVLLPQGVETFARRVLAVQERRPKAAVCVVHELLTTVADNPKNRFALTGLRKSLAAQGFEVVDIVLKKNWNSARSPSDLKPAADTREESKLERLEGELEDAEIEIASARMDIKQVETIRDLANKLKGRPWEERKAFYQRITRGTPTEEREPNLLAQIAARLKRAQDELEEATKKKQEADKKLTDALKDERPLQDRRMSDVSAKLTRQLADVDLLIVPRYTTEDAMQGPGIDAGLHALSKEQAKVAKDFMKRGKPVLACLGPITPQVNPQPGESADEFDKRLAGEFTGADEFEKMLAERGVELGRTVILFEGETKALTRGGQIGTSPSEVPAVTVAEPPAADSGLGANPIAAAFRLTGRTAAPEPDADARATDRPDEQRFEIKLRALRPVALAPAWQAKQPFAAEIALTAAGSWNTLQPYPVLDRTGRPARVPKYNPTGLDDPKKGTRDEERKGPFPIAVALENRVPAAWVTEEYEPEQAAAALLAPLDGTFATGLTVAANRLDRPTQRTVVFGSGTMFNATKLTPPEEKLLLHTVNWLTNREDRLPKAATAGEPEWHYPRVAMTERDRLLWRFGTAVGLPMVAAYGGLLAMMRRRMR, from the coding sequence ATGGCCGACACACGACAGCGAACGACCTGGGGCAGCCGGTTCCGGTTCCTCGTCCGTGCCGTGGGGCTGACCGGCGTGGCCGCGGTCGGGGTCGGCGGGATGCTGGCCGCGGCGACCCTGCCGGCCGTGGATTTCGGCTCGTGGCCCGCGCTCCAGACCCTCCACGACCTGCTCCGCGTCGCGGCCAACGGCGACCACGGCGAGCTCGCCAAGGGCGGGGCGTGGGCGCTCGCCTGCGGCGCGGGGGCGGTGGCGGTCGCGCTCGTGGTGGAGCTGCTCGGGGCGCTGCTGCTCGGCGTCGGCCGGCGCACGGCCGCCGGCACGGCGGCCACCGGGGCGGTGGCCGCCGCCGTGGCGCTACTCGGCGTCGTCAACGTGTACTCGTTTACCCACTACGGCCGGTACGACTGCACCCGCGACCGGCGGTTCACGCTCAAGCCAGAACTCGTGGCCGAGCTGGGCACGCTGCGCGCGAGTTCGCCCACCACGATCGTCGTGCTCCAGAAGCACCGCATGTTCGGCACGCTGTCCGACGAGCGCGACTCGTACACGAAAGCGGCCGAGGAGAAGGTGGCGGAAAAGGTTCAGGACCTGGTGGACCAGTTCCGCGAGTTCGGCCCGCAGTTCCACGTGACCGTGCTGGATTCGGAGGCGTTCGGCTACGGCGCCCAACTGAAGGCGCTCACGGCGGACGCGCCGGAGCTGAAGGCGGCGATCACGAGCGCGCCGGAGAACAGCATCTTCTTCCACGCCAACAAGCGGGTGCAGCGGCTGGCGTTCAACGAGTTCTTGCAACTGGACAAGACCGCCAGCCGCGAGGCCGACGGCGGGCGCGCCAACCTCGTGCTCCTGCCCCAGGGCGTCGAGACGTTCGCCCGGCGCGTCCTCGCGGTCCAGGAGCGCCGGCCGAAGGCCGCGGTGTGCGTGGTCCACGAGCTGCTCACGACCGTGGCCGACAACCCCAAGAACCGGTTCGCCCTCACCGGGCTCCGGAAGTCGCTCGCCGCGCAGGGGTTCGAGGTCGTGGACATCGTCCTCAAGAAGAACTGGAACAGCGCGCGGTCCCCGTCCGACCTGAAGCCCGCGGCCGACACGCGCGAGGAGAGCAAACTCGAGCGCCTGGAGGGCGAACTGGAGGACGCGGAGATCGAGATCGCGTCGGCCCGCATGGACATCAAACAGGTCGAGACCATCCGCGACCTGGCGAACAAACTCAAGGGCCGGCCGTGGGAGGAGCGGAAGGCGTTCTACCAGCGGATCACGCGGGGCACCCCCACCGAGGAACGCGAGCCCAACCTGCTCGCCCAGATCGCCGCCCGGCTGAAGCGGGCACAGGACGAGCTGGAGGAGGCGACGAAGAAGAAGCAGGAAGCGGACAAGAAACTGACCGACGCTCTGAAGGACGAGCGGCCGCTCCAGGACCGGCGGATGAGCGACGTGTCGGCCAAGCTGACCCGGCAACTGGCCGACGTCGACCTGCTCATCGTCCCGCGGTACACCACGGAGGACGCGATGCAAGGGCCGGGCATCGACGCCGGGCTGCACGCGCTCAGCAAGGAGCAGGCGAAGGTCGCCAAAGACTTCATGAAGCGCGGCAAGCCGGTCCTGGCCTGCCTGGGGCCGATCACCCCGCAGGTGAACCCCCAACCGGGCGAGTCGGCGGACGAGTTCGACAAGCGCCTCGCGGGCGAGTTCACCGGCGCGGACGAGTTCGAGAAGATGCTGGCCGAGCGCGGCGTCGAACTGGGCCGCACCGTGATCCTCTTCGAGGGCGAGACGAAGGCCCTGACCCGCGGCGGCCAGATCGGCACCAGCCCGTCCGAGGTGCCGGCCGTCACGGTGGCCGAGCCGCCGGCCGCGGACTCCGGGCTCGGGGCGAACCCGATCGCCGCCGCGTTCCGGCTCACCGGCCGCACGGCCGCGCCGGAACCGGACGCCGACGCCCGGGCGACCGACCGCCCGGACGAGCAGAGGTTCGAGATCAAGTTGCGAGCCCTGCGCCCGGTCGCGCTCGCGCCGGCCTGGCAGGCGAAGCAGCCGTTCGCCGCCGAAATCGCCCTCACGGCCGCCGGGAGCTGGAACACCCTGCAACCGTACCCCGTGCTCGACCGGACCGGGCGCCCGGCCCGCGTCCCCAAGTACAACCCGACCGGACTGGACGATCCGAAGAAGGGCACCCGCGACGAAGAGCGCAAGGGGCCGTTCCCGATCGCGGTCGCGCTCGAGAACCGGGTCCCGGCCGCCTGGGTGACCGAGGAGTACGAGCCGGAACAGGCGGCCGCCGCGCTCCTCGCGCCGCTCGACGGCACGTTCGCGACCGGCCTGACCGTCGCCGCGAACCGGCTGGACCGCCCCACGCAGCGCACCGTCGTGTTCGGCAGCGGCACGATGTTCAACGCGACGAAGCTCACGCCCCCGGAGGAGAAGCTGCTGCTCCACACCGTGAACTGGCTCACGAACCGCGAGGACCGGCTGCCGAAGGCCGCGACCGCCGGGGAGCCCGAGTGGCACTACCCGCGGGTCGCGATGACCGAGCGCGACCGGCTCCTCTGGCGGTTCGGGACCGCGGTCGGCCTGCCGATGGTCGCGGCGTACGGCGGCCTGCTCGCGATGATGCGCCGCCGGATGCGGTAG
- a CDS encoding ABC transporter permease, whose translation MRATQSLIRREFTAYFLSPVGYVALFGFLVLTGLLFNLALGLLTEQGPRGVEYPMQVLLGGAESPNAALVAGVLFWGLFPAVTGIITSRLIAEERGTGTLESLLTAPVRDWQVVCAKFVACFAFYLLLWATTLVYVPVLADLHAEWQGNVTVYAAVLVVGLVLVVLAKIGFWFELNGWLVLLLGAVGTALAVTGGYLHATKDAEHLVRVTANIDPRPVVTSYLGVVLAGAMFLALGLLVSSWVKSQLVAWMLSLLLGLAFVLPALLRWQFDTGSVWYPVVYYVSVPEHFRRDFTRGVIDTRPLVLYVSVTLCCLFLTVRSLEARRLR comes from the coding sequence ATGCGCGCGACACAGTCTCTGATCCGCCGCGAGTTCACCGCGTACTTCCTGTCACCGGTCGGGTACGTCGCGCTGTTCGGGTTCCTCGTCCTCACCGGCCTGCTGTTCAACCTCGCGCTGGGGCTGCTCACGGAGCAGGGGCCGCGGGGCGTCGAGTACCCGATGCAGGTGCTGCTCGGCGGCGCCGAGAGCCCCAACGCGGCGCTCGTCGCGGGCGTCCTGTTCTGGGGGCTGTTCCCCGCGGTGACGGGGATCATCACGTCGCGCCTGATCGCCGAGGAGCGCGGCACCGGTACGCTCGAGTCGCTCCTCACGGCGCCGGTGCGCGACTGGCAGGTGGTGTGCGCGAAGTTCGTCGCGTGCTTCGCCTTCTACCTGCTCCTGTGGGCGACCACGCTCGTCTACGTCCCGGTGCTGGCCGACCTGCACGCCGAGTGGCAGGGCAACGTCACCGTCTACGCCGCGGTCCTCGTGGTCGGCCTGGTGCTCGTTGTCCTCGCGAAGATCGGCTTCTGGTTCGAGCTGAACGGCTGGCTCGTGCTGCTGCTGGGGGCGGTCGGGACCGCGCTGGCCGTGACCGGCGGCTACCTGCACGCCACCAAGGACGCGGAGCACCTCGTCCGCGTCACCGCGAACATCGACCCGCGGCCCGTCGTCACGTCGTACCTCGGCGTGGTGCTGGCCGGGGCCATGTTCCTCGCGCTGGGGCTGTTGGTGTCGAGCTGGGTGAAGAGCCAGCTCGTCGCGTGGATGCTGTCGCTCTTGCTCGGGCTGGCGTTCGTGCTGCCGGCCCTGCTGCGGTGGCAGTTCGATACCGGTTCGGTGTGGTACCCGGTGGTGTACTACGTGAGCGTGCCGGAGCACTTCCGCCGCGACTTCACCCGCGGCGTGATCGACACGCGCCCGCTCGTGCTGTACGTCTCCGTCACGCTCTGCTGCCTGTTCCTGACCGTGCGCAGCCTGGAAGCCCGGCGGCTGCGGTAG
- a CDS encoding ABC transporter ATP-binding protein, with amino-acid sequence MIEVEHLTKYYGEYHAVRDVSFSVEKGQVVGFLGPNGAGKSTTMRILAGFLTASSGRATIGGKDVFWDPIEARRRIGYMPESCPLYGEMRVDEYLWFRGGLKGLSRWERKQRIGYVTERCWLTDVRRQLIGTLSKGYRQRVGLADALLADPPVLILDEPTAGLDPTQIRETRKLMRELGQMHTMLLSTHILSEVEATCDSVIIIYQGRVVEDGSLAAVRQRNGNRQLEDIFVKLTGQEGI; translated from the coding sequence ATGATCGAGGTCGAACACCTCACCAAGTATTACGGCGAATACCACGCCGTGCGGGACGTGTCGTTCTCCGTCGAGAAGGGGCAGGTGGTCGGCTTCCTCGGCCCCAACGGGGCCGGGAAATCGACCACCATGCGCATCCTCGCCGGGTTCCTCACCGCGAGTTCCGGCAGAGCCACCATTGGCGGCAAGGACGTGTTCTGGGACCCGATCGAGGCCCGCCGCCGCATCGGCTACATGCCCGAAAGTTGCCCGCTCTACGGCGAGATGCGGGTGGACGAGTACCTGTGGTTCCGCGGCGGCCTCAAGGGGCTGAGCCGCTGGGAGCGGAAGCAGCGGATCGGCTACGTCACCGAGCGCTGCTGGCTCACGGACGTGCGCCGCCAGCTCATCGGCACACTGTCCAAGGGCTACCGGCAGCGCGTCGGGCTGGCCGACGCCCTCCTCGCCGACCCGCCGGTGCTGATCCTCGACGAGCCCACCGCCGGCCTCGACCCGACGCAGATCCGCGAGACCCGCAAGCTGATGCGCGAACTCGGGCAGATGCATACGATGCTGCTGTCCACGCACATTCTGAGCGAGGTGGAGGCGACCTGCGACTCGGTCATCATCATCTACCAGGGCCGGGTGGTGGAAGACGGGTCGCTCGCAGCGGTGCGGCAGCGGAACGGGAACCGGCAGCTCGAAGACATCTTTGTGAAGCTGACGGGGCAAGAAGGCATCTAG